The following are encoded in a window of Sulfurimonas sp. C5 genomic DNA:
- a CDS encoding thioredoxin family protein, whose amino-acid sequence MKIEVLGTGCSKCMQLEAVVKEAVAKSGKFVQIEKVDDIMKIMEYQVVSTPGLVIDGKVVSTGKVLSVDEVLALMEA is encoded by the coding sequence ATGAAAATAGAAGTATTGGGAACTGGATGTTCAAAGTGTATGCAATTAGAAGCTGTGGTAAAAGAAGCCGTTGCTAAAAGCGGTAAATTTGTTCAGATAGAAAAAGTAGACGACATTATGAAAATCATGGAGTATCAGGTAGTGAGTACTCCGGGACTGGTCATTGACGGAAAAGTGGTAAGTACGGGGAAAGTTCTAAGCGTAGACGAAGTGCTTGCTTTAATGGAAGCCTAA
- a CDS encoding ABC transporter substrate-binding protein, with translation MRIVLIFLIILSVSSSLLGAKEKISLQLEWLHQFQFAGYYVAKEQGYYDAAGLDVTIKEMTPRTNVVKEVVTKKAEYGIGRSTLLVNRAEGSPIVLLGAIFQHSPSVLISTNPKIKNLQDLNNKKIMITNDVASGATIKAMLLSKGLLYKDIHFQQHSFNLQDLINGKTDAMACYLSNEPFFLERAKIPYKIFDPRDYGFDFYEDILFTSEEELKNHPERVEAFYKASIEGWKWAFEHIEETAKIIYDKYNSQHKSIKSLIYEGKVLKKLALDENGNIGNISMDQIDKIINWYRVTGLFKEKFDFTPYIDPMGYNKKHLNIGVLAKRGGKKTLKRWQPLATYLNRNLENYYVNIHPLSFSDMQEHLENKSIDFLLINTVNYVQFENKYGISRIATLTNRGTHGNPYNYFGSVIFTTKDSKINTIDKIKGKRFAAVNKDSFGGWVMAYELLHDAGMKIDDIKLKFYNTHDAVVYAVLDGNADVGTVRSDTLEHMAMEKQINLDNVRVLHPLHYQDFPYMVSTKLYPEWPFAKLKHVPENVAKEVMSALIKMPENSPEAIACDISGWTVPLDYSSVHEVLKKLQLPPYEHVDISIMDVLKKYALLIYALVAIIIVGIIQFLHIRKVNLELDQKVHERTQALFKANEKLQDLAHKDSLTGIHNRGYFMELAEQMFKVAKRNETPLQILSLDIDHFKEVNDTYGHQTGDAVLKLFSNKINTLLRESDIFGRIGGEEFVICLQNTTHEGALAFSEKILKEVRTLQYKNNEGQSISFTVSIGISELQKHKTFTQLLRESDEALYRAKNSGRDCVKS, from the coding sequence ATGAGAATAGTATTAATATTTTTAATAATATTATCGGTTTCAAGCTCTCTATTGGGAGCAAAAGAAAAAATCTCTTTACAATTGGAGTGGTTGCATCAGTTTCAATTTGCAGGTTATTATGTCGCTAAGGAACAGGGATATTATGATGCAGCCGGTTTAGATGTAACAATAAAAGAGATGACACCTCGTACTAATGTGGTTAAAGAGGTTGTCACAAAAAAAGCAGAATATGGGATAGGGCGTTCTACCTTATTGGTCAACCGGGCTGAGGGTAGTCCTATTGTACTTTTAGGTGCTATCTTTCAACACTCACCTTCGGTACTCATTAGTACAAATCCTAAAATAAAAAATCTTCAAGATCTTAACAATAAAAAAATTATGATCACTAATGATGTAGCCAGCGGTGCTACAATTAAAGCGATGCTGCTTTCAAAGGGCTTGTTGTATAAAGATATTCATTTCCAACAGCACAGTTTTAACTTACAGGACTTAATAAACGGAAAAACAGATGCTATGGCCTGCTATCTTTCTAATGAACCATTTTTTTTAGAACGTGCAAAAATACCATACAAAATATTTGATCCAAGAGATTACGGTTTTGATTTTTATGAAGATATTCTTTTTACGTCTGAAGAGGAACTAAAAAACCATCCAGAGCGTGTGGAAGCTTTCTATAAAGCTTCCATTGAAGGTTGGAAGTGGGCTTTTGAACATATTGAAGAAACTGCAAAAATAATTTATGACAAATACAATTCACAACATAAATCTATAAAAAGTCTTATTTATGAAGGTAAGGTACTTAAAAAACTTGCACTCGATGAAAACGGTAATATCGGAAATATCAGTATGGATCAGATTGATAAAATTATCAATTGGTACAGAGTAACAGGTCTGTTCAAAGAAAAATTTGACTTTACACCATATATTGACCCTATGGGATATAACAAGAAACACTTAAATATAGGTGTCTTGGCAAAAAGAGGGGGTAAAAAAACTTTAAAAAGATGGCAGCCCTTGGCTACTTATTTAAACCGTAATTTAGAAAACTATTATGTCAATATCCATCCACTCTCTTTTAGTGATATGCAAGAACATTTGGAAAATAAAAGTATCGATTTTTTACTTATAAATACAGTGAATTATGTGCAGTTTGAAAATAAGTACGGTATTTCCAGAATCGCTACTTTGACAAACAGGGGTACACACGGAAACCCTTATAACTATTTTGGAAGTGTCATCTTTACAACAAAAGATTCTAAAATAAATACGATTGACAAAATAAAAGGAAAAAGATTTGCAGCTGTAAATAAAGACTCTTTTGGCGGTTGGGTCATGGCGTATGAACTTTTACATGATGCAGGCATGAAGATAGATGATATCAAGTTGAAGTTTTACAATACCCACGATGCAGTAGTTTATGCTGTTTTAGATGGTAATGCAGATGTTGGAACTGTACGAAGTGATACCTTGGAACATATGGCAATGGAAAAGCAGATCAATCTAGATAACGTTAGAGTCTTACATCCCTTACATTATCAAGATTTCCCTTACATGGTCTCGACAAAGTTATACCCTGAATGGCCGTTTGCAAAGTTAAAACATGTACCTGAAAATGTTGCAAAAGAGGTTATGAGTGCTCTTATAAAAATGCCTGAAAACTCTCCTGAAGCAATAGCATGTGATATTAGCGGCTGGACTGTTCCTCTGGATTATTCATCAGTACATGAAGTACTTAAAAAGCTGCAATTGCCACCTTATGAGCATGTTGATATAAGCATTATGGATGTTTTGAAAAAGTATGCTCTTTTGATATATGCTTTGGTCGCTATAATTATCGTAGGTATTATTCAATTCTTACATATCAGAAAAGTAAATCTTGAACTTGACCAAAAGGTTCATGAAAGAACACAAGCGTTATTTAAAGCGAATGAAAAACTACAAGACCTGGCACATAAAGATTCTCTAACCGGGATACACAACCGTGGCTATTTTATGGAACTGGCAGAACAGATGTTTAAAGTAGCTAAACGCAATGAGACTCCTCTACAAATTCTTTCTCTAGATATAGACCATTTTAAAGAGGTCAATGATACTTATGGTCATCAGACAGGGGATGCAGTATTAAAACTTTTTTCTAATAAAATCAATACACTTTTAAGAGAGAGTGATATCTTCGGTCGTATAGGCGGTGAAGAGTTTGTAATATGCTTGCAAAATACTACTCATGAAGGTGCACTTGCATTTTCTGAAAAAATTTTAAAAGAGGTAAGAACCTTACAATATAAAAACAATGAAGGGCAAAGCATTTCATTTACTGTGAGTATAGGTATATCAGAGTTACAAAAACATAAAACTTTTACTCAGTTACTCAGAGAGTCGGATGAAGCTCTCTATCGAGCAAAAAACAGTGGACGAGATTGCGTGAAAAGCTAA
- a CDS encoding methyltransferase domain-containing protein — translation MLPFMLSLYSKSLLEIIEILEEQIVTICEHDIIEFKAYNPDLEDKKIIIHTYKTWLDLAQILKCKMLTPQVLDEEFVLMRYKKLSNDSFHAVDADKEEKYGSESIFAQIHKNEETSFIYHYSHALKNVNLNERTRILNLGVNNGDEFEVIEKQASNFQELKLLGIDYCHSAIEDAKQKFQAHNNVDFLQADIKELHSLELGKFDLIISIGTLQSSNLNLNEIFMSVVQNQLKPDGALILAFPNCRWIDGEMIYGAMMRNYNYSEMSNLYKDVVFCKKYLQQKKFRVTITGKDYIFLTATSIRK, via the coding sequence ATGTTACCGTTTATGTTAAGTTTATACTCAAAATCACTTTTAGAAATCATAGAAATATTAGAAGAACAAATAGTTACAATTTGTGAGCATGATATTATCGAATTTAAAGCATATAACCCGGATTTAGAAGATAAAAAAATAATAATCCACACTTATAAAACATGGCTCGATTTGGCACAAATTTTAAAATGTAAAATGTTAACGCCTCAAGTTTTAGACGAAGAATTTGTACTTATGCGCTATAAAAAACTCTCAAATGACAGTTTTCATGCCGTAGATGCAGATAAAGAGGAGAAGTACGGTTCAGAGTCTATCTTTGCACAAATTCATAAAAATGAAGAGACCTCTTTTATTTACCACTATTCACACGCTCTAAAAAACGTCAACTTAAATGAACGTACAAGAATTTTAAATTTAGGCGTGAACAACGGAGATGAGTTTGAAGTCATAGAAAAGCAGGCATCAAATTTTCAAGAACTGAAACTATTAGGAATTGATTATTGTCACTCTGCGATCGAAGATGCAAAACAAAAGTTTCAAGCACATAACAATGTTGATTTTTTACAAGCCGATATTAAAGAGCTGCATTCATTAGAGCTTGGGAAATTTGATCTTATTATAAGCATAGGTACCCTGCAAAGCTCCAATCTTAACCTCAACGAAATCTTTATGTCTGTAGTACAAAACCAACTCAAACCGGACGGTGCTCTTATTTTGGCATTTCCAAACTGCCGCTGGATTGACGGGGAGATGATATACGGTGCGATGATGAGAAACTATAATTATTCAGAGATGTCAAATCTTTACAAAGATGTTGTATTTTGCAAAAAATATCTGCAACAGAAAAAATTTCGTGTTACTATTACAGGAAAGGATTATATCTTTTTAACAGCTACATCAATTAGGAAATAA
- a CDS encoding thioredoxin family protein, whose amino-acid sequence MKLFLILLLLLSLNATAAEQMLQESKYKYVEMSIGKGKPFFLEVGAESCHSCVIMGKMLYKVTKKHPEYNIHFINVQKERDAAYELKVRMIPTQIIFDKNGKEVYRHIGVLGTEELNKLFQTYSF is encoded by the coding sequence ATGAAATTATTTTTAATACTGTTATTGCTTTTGAGCCTGAATGCGACAGCTGCTGAGCAGATGCTGCAAGAGAGTAAATACAAATACGTTGAGATGAGCATTGGAAAGGGAAAACCTTTCTTTTTAGAAGTTGGTGCAGAAAGCTGTCATAGTTGTGTAATAATGGGGAAAATGCTTTATAAAGTCACAAAAAAACATCCTGAGTACAATATCCATTTTATCAATGTACAAAAAGAGAGAGATGCCGCTTATGAGTTAAAGGTAAGAATGATACCGACTCAAATCATTTTTGATAAAAATGGAAAAGAAGTGTACCGCCACATTGGAGTTTTAGGTACGGAAGAACTAAATAAGCTGTTTCAAACTTATTCATTTTAA
- a CDS encoding metallophosphoesterase — MTFFLLLNFALNLSYGLIRYSDLLPYNLLYLSSTSIGISFVLLLYLILHEILHLFHKTLKHVELSKRNFIKKTGDGALMALATSYVTAGVYEGSKEPVINVVKAKLFNFSIVQISDLHIGGLIDQKYVQESVMKINSLHPDLVMITGDLIDTEINTIAPAILELNHINAKYGIYMVLGNHEYFHNPLEVIEFIKTKTKITILLNDSITIDKLKVNIVGVNDLFGYRTGILEPNFYQAFSSINKNYPTILLSHQPKSIEYLNGFKPALILSGHTHGGQLWPFNHLVMLQQPYLKGLHTLNYGGKIYVNSGIGFWGPPMRLGSQAEIAYII, encoded by the coding sequence TTGACATTTTTTCTGCTTCTGAATTTTGCACTCAATCTTTCTTATGGACTCATTAGATATAGTGACCTGCTTCCCTACAATCTACTATATCTAAGTTCAACTTCAATAGGTATCTCTTTTGTCCTACTGCTTTACCTTATTCTTCATGAGATACTCCATCTGTTTCATAAGACACTTAAACATGTGGAGTTATCAAAACGCAACTTTATTAAAAAAACGGGGGACGGTGCACTGATGGCACTTGCTACTTCATATGTGACAGCAGGGGTATATGAAGGAAGTAAGGAACCTGTCATCAACGTTGTTAAAGCCAAGCTATTCAATTTTTCAATTGTTCAAATCAGTGATCTGCATATCGGTGGACTCATCGATCAAAAATATGTACAAGAGAGTGTTATGAAGATAAATTCTCTGCATCCCGATCTTGTAATGATAACCGGTGATCTCATTGATACGGAGATTAATACTATTGCTCCAGCAATCTTAGAACTCAATCATATAAATGCAAAATACGGCATCTATATGGTTCTTGGGAATCATGAATATTTCCATAATCCTTTAGAAGTTATAGAATTTATAAAAACAAAAACAAAAATCACAATTCTTTTAAATGATTCAATCACTATTGATAAGTTAAAAGTAAATATTGTTGGTGTGAATGATCTCTTTGGTTATCGTACAGGTATCTTAGAACCAAATTTTTATCAAGCATTCTCATCTATCAATAAAAACTACCCTACTATCCTACTTTCTCACCAACCGAAATCTATAGAGTATTTAAACGGTTTTAAACCCGCGCTTATCTTGAGTGGACATACTCACGGCGGACAGCTATGGCCGTTTAACCATCTTGTAATGCTGCAGCAACCATATCTCAAAGGTCTGCATACGCTCAATTACGGTGGAAAAATTTACGTCAATTCAGGTATAGGTTTTTGGGGACCGCCTATGCGTCTTGGATCACAAGCTGAAATTGCATATATAATTTAG
- a CDS encoding cytochrome c biogenesis protein CcdA produces the protein MQEAVLALLESNTLLAFIGAFGAGSITAIAPCSLISVPLLVGSSVALNKDLEGKKKVLYTYAFASLFALGVMISFSILGFIVAKFGGFFSIAPIWAYILAAILSILIGLYAWGIFGQVNKSSIMTHLIRYRLFGGFLIGIIFGLVSTPCASAPLVAIISVAANSGYIYAYGLILTFALGHSLLLLMAGVSVGFTQSITSSKVVSHISNYINKGFALMLIAIGVYFAWQAYLQL, from the coding sequence TTGCAAGAAGCTGTTTTAGCCCTTCTTGAATCAAATACGCTTTTAGCATTTATTGGTGCATTTGGTGCAGGCAGCATTACTGCAATTGCACCATGTTCACTTATTTCAGTACCTCTTTTAGTAGGCAGTTCAGTTGCTTTAAATAAAGACTTAGAGGGGAAAAAGAAAGTTTTATATACTTACGCATTTGCATCACTCTTTGCACTTGGTGTTATGATAAGTTTTTCCATTTTAGGTTTTATTGTTGCAAAATTTGGTGGCTTTTTCTCAATTGCTCCAATATGGGCATATATTCTAGCTGCAATCCTTAGCATACTGATTGGACTCTATGCATGGGGGATATTTGGACAAGTAAACAAATCATCAATCATGACACACCTTATAAGATACAGACTTTTCGGCGGTTTTTTAATAGGAATCATCTTTGGTTTAGTAAGCACTCCATGTGCTTCTGCTCCTCTTGTAGCTATTATTAGCGTTGCGGCAAATAGCGGTTATATATATGCTTATGGACTGATATTAACATTTGCATTAGGACATTCCCTATTGCTTTTAATGGCAGGGGTATCAGTAGGCTTTACCCAAAGTATTACTTCAAGCAAAGTTGTATCACACATATCAAATTACATAAATAAAGGTTTTGCCCTTATGCTCATAGCTATAGGTGTCTATTTTGCATGGCAGGCCTATTTACAATTGTAG
- a CDS encoding GGDEF domain-containing phosphodiesterase, with protein sequence MNDNISFYKFMHRQILVVIALLVGTSPGYLITGYLYTNMVIELLWFFIILLVSIYGYQLYIRFKHCDTLELQEKWLTKVSYFMFVYFSLWTIMFVYYVMHNNIDMHYMAIATQLGCTVVAATILASQKKLVISTVSSLMLPITIYLLMVGSVYSDILAFFTVVLSLVLLYAAKNTHEYLTKSRFQAYHDYLTGLGNRRYFIEMLDSSVRENRDRFTYLLLIDLDHFKTINDTLGHDVGDQLLIEVSQRMTKLAKKGEHFVARLGGDEFCILSKGFDTNESCLEDAQEFSQELLDEIKYSYNIEGNHLFISSSIGISIINNPKLQANEFLKEADIAMYEAKSNGRDGILIFNDELCKLIEQKLEIERNLHFAVDKNEVRLQYQPQLNVKGQVVGCEVLARWHNEKLGLISPDVFIPIAENTGYILELGEYILERALQTLVKWDRSGIKLRQLSINISMRQFLDKSFVDMVEKLFDRYNIYSFKTQVIFEITETSTSENLKKIVDVINDLRRLGIKFSMDDFGTGYSSLSYLREMPIDELKIDKSFISRLDDEQQALLVKSIIEISRNMNLSIVAEGVEEQYQKDFLEELGCDLYQGYYFYKPLCQEDFEALF encoded by the coding sequence ATGAATGATAATATAAGTTTTTATAAATTTATGCATCGTCAAATTTTAGTTGTTATAGCTTTATTGGTAGGTACATCTCCCGGTTATCTTATTACGGGGTACCTTTATACCAATATGGTTATAGAACTATTGTGGTTTTTTATAATACTTCTGGTATCAATTTATGGATATCAACTGTATATACGATTTAAACATTGTGACACTCTAGAATTACAAGAAAAGTGGCTGACAAAAGTAAGTTATTTTATGTTTGTGTACTTTTCTCTTTGGACTATAATGTTTGTTTATTATGTTATGCATAACAATATAGACATGCATTATATGGCTATTGCTACACAGCTAGGTTGTACAGTGGTGGCTGCAACGATTTTAGCATCTCAAAAGAAGCTGGTAATTTCAACCGTTTCTTCATTGATGTTACCAATCACAATTTATTTATTAATGGTTGGTTCTGTATACAGTGATATTCTTGCTTTTTTTACCGTAGTACTTAGTTTAGTATTGCTTTATGCAGCTAAAAATACGCATGAATACCTTACAAAGAGTAGGTTTCAAGCGTATCACGACTATTTAACAGGTTTGGGAAATAGAAGATATTTTATTGAGATGCTTGATAGTTCAGTTAGAGAAAATCGTGATAGATTTACATATCTGCTGCTTATTGATCTTGACCATTTTAAAACTATCAACGATACTTTAGGTCATGATGTAGGAGACCAGCTATTAATCGAAGTTTCCCAACGTATGACAAAGTTGGCAAAAAAAGGTGAACATTTTGTAGCCCGTTTAGGAGGAGATGAATTTTGTATTCTCTCCAAAGGATTTGATACAAATGAGAGTTGTCTCGAAGATGCACAAGAGTTTTCACAAGAACTTTTAGATGAGATCAAGTATTCCTATAACATTGAAGGTAATCATCTGTTCATCAGTTCAAGTATTGGTATTAGTATTATTAACAATCCTAAGCTTCAGGCAAATGAGTTTTTAAAAGAAGCGGATATTGCCATGTATGAAGCAAAAAGTAACGGCAGAGACGGCATACTTATCTTTAATGATGAACTTTGTAAACTTATTGAACAAAAACTTGAAATAGAAAGAAATCTACACTTTGCAGTTGATAAAAATGAAGTTAGATTACAGTATCAGCCACAATTAAACGTAAAAGGTCAAGTAGTTGGTTGTGAAGTACTTGCTCGCTGGCATAATGAAAAACTGGGACTAATATCACCCGATGTATTTATTCCGATAGCTGAAAATACGGGATATATTCTTGAATTAGGTGAATATATACTTGAACGTGCATTACAGACATTGGTAAAATGGGATCGCAGCGGTATAAAACTGAGACAGCTTTCTATCAATATCAGTATGAGACAGTTTTTAGATAAAAGTTTTGTTGATATGGTTGAAAAGCTATTTGACAGATACAACATATACAGTTTTAAAACACAAGTAATCTTCGAAATTACGGAAACAAGTACATCTGAAAACTTGAAAAAGATTGTAGATGTTATTAATGACCTTAGACGACTTGGAATTAAGTTCTCTATGGATGATTTTGGAACTGGATATTCATCACTTAGTTATCTTCGTGAAATGCCGATAGATGAGTTGAAAATCGATAAGTCCTTTATCTCAAGACTTGATGATGAACAACAAGCGTTACTTGTTAAAAGTATTATTGAGATCTCAAGAAACATGAATCTTTCTATTGTGGCAGAGGGTGTTGAAGAACAGTATCAAAAAGATTTCTTAGAAGAATTAGGATGTGATCTTTATCAAGGGTATTATTTTTATAAACCGCTTTGTCAAGAGGATTTTGAAGCTCTTTTTTAA
- a CDS encoding MBL fold metallo-hydrolase, translating to MAIVRSYGATKEVTGSCHVLEVEDVKIMIDCGMFQGEEEEKNKEAFYFEPSTIDYILITHAHLDHIGRIPKLVKEGFTGKIYATSATMELAEIILMDSAKIMSEDFQTRYRKAQRRGQSKRIEKPLYDPINVEETFDMIEWVNPEYNQYYDLCEGISFVYRNAGHILGSAFIEISYMDNNDSHTIVFSGDIGNNNDLVLPHLAKCEKADCLYVETTYGERNHQPIDATIKEFKETLLATLDRGGNVLIPSFALERTQELLCILRDMYEKGELPKCKVFLDSPMATRATQVYKQYARELIPKCQDNIKENGSVFNFELLSYTETPEASKSINDIKSRAIIIAGAGMCNGGRIVHHFKHRIWDKNNAVIFVGFQAENTLGREIVDGAQWINVLGEDIIVQASIHTINGFSAHADRDGILEWIADIKGLKKVILVHGEIESQNAFKEILKEKLGLDSHIVSFKEKVLLD from the coding sequence ATGGCAATAGTAAGATCGTACGGTGCAACCAAAGAGGTTACAGGCTCATGCCATGTACTTGAAGTAGAAGATGTCAAGATAATGATAGACTGCGGTATGTTCCAAGGGGAAGAGGAGGAAAAAAATAAAGAAGCGTTTTACTTTGAACCTTCAACAATAGACTATATATTAATCACCCATGCCCATCTCGATCATATAGGACGTATTCCAAAACTTGTCAAAGAGGGATTTACCGGAAAAATATATGCAACTTCTGCCACGATGGAGTTAGCTGAGATCATACTAATGGACAGTGCAAAAATAATGAGTGAAGATTTTCAAACACGCTATAGAAAAGCTCAACGTAGGGGTCAAAGTAAAAGAATTGAAAAGCCTTTGTATGATCCTATAAATGTTGAAGAGACATTTGACATGATCGAGTGGGTAAATCCAGAATATAACCAATACTACGATCTGTGTGAAGGGATCAGTTTTGTGTACCGTAATGCCGGTCATATTTTAGGTTCTGCTTTTATAGAGATCTCTTATATGGATAACAACGACTCTCATACTATAGTTTTTTCTGGAGATATCGGTAATAATAATGACTTAGTACTCCCCCACTTGGCAAAGTGTGAAAAAGCAGACTGCCTGTATGTTGAAACGACATATGGGGAAAGAAATCATCAGCCTATAGATGCAACAATAAAAGAGTTTAAAGAGACTCTTTTAGCAACTTTGGACAGAGGCGGAAATGTTTTAATTCCATCTTTTGCATTAGAACGTACTCAAGAGCTTTTATGTATTTTAAGAGATATGTATGAAAAAGGGGAACTGCCAAAATGTAAAGTCTTTTTGGATTCACCGATGGCTACACGTGCTACACAGGTATATAAACAATACGCCAGAGAGCTCATACCTAAGTGTCAGGACAATATTAAAGAAAACGGCAGTGTCTTTAATTTTGAACTTCTCTCATATACTGAAACTCCTGAAGCATCAAAAAGCATCAATGACATTAAAAGCCGTGCAATTATAATCGCCGGTGCGGGTATGTGTAACGGGGGAAGAATTGTTCACCACTTTAAACACAGAATTTGGGATAAGAACAATGCGGTTATTTTTGTAGGTTTTCAAGCCGAAAATACTCTCGGGCGTGAGATAGTTGACGGAGCGCAATGGATCAATGTTCTAGGGGAAGACATTATCGTACAAGCATCGATCCATACCATAAACGGCTTTTCAGCCCATGCTGACAGAGACGGCATTTTAGAATGGATTGCCGATATCAAAGGTTTGAAAAAAGTGATCTTAGTGCATGGAGAGATAGAGAGTCAAAACGCTTTTAAAGAGATTCTCAAAGAGAAGCTAGGACTAGACTCTCACATCGTTTCTTTTAAAGAGAAGGTTTTGCTTGATTAA
- a CDS encoding permease: MWYELSKEFIYSIVGLEGKLADAVHFFIYDTIKIWFLLLTIIFAVSFLRTWVNTEYVRAHLQGKSALYGHVGASLFGIITPFCSCSAIPLFLGFIQARIPIGVTFSYLISAPMNNEIAIAMLFGIFGWQITSIYIAFGLTVAILGGWLIGKLGMEKEVLMDVKPIEGELEATLVKLSFKDRAKEAWNYTVDIFKKIYIYVMLGVGAGAWIHGYIPTDFIAAYTGEGNPFAVIVAVLMGIPMYSNAAGVMPLVEVLTSKGMLLGTALSFMMAVTALSLPEALILKKIISLKLIGIFFAIVGSGIIAIGYLFNIIL; the protein is encoded by the coding sequence ATGTGGTATGAGCTCTCAAAAGAATTTATCTATAGTATCGTAGGGCTCGAAGGTAAATTAGCTGATGCTGTCCACTTTTTTATCTATGACACTATAAAAATTTGGTTTTTACTGCTTACAATTATTTTTGCTGTTTCATTTTTACGTACATGGGTCAATACCGAATATGTACGTGCCCATCTTCAAGGAAAATCTGCCCTTTACGGTCATGTAGGTGCTTCACTTTTTGGAATCATAACACCCTTTTGTTCTTGTTCTGCAATACCGTTATTTTTAGGTTTTATTCAAGCACGTATCCCTATCGGAGTTACTTTTAGTTACCTGATCTCAGCTCCAATGAATAATGAAATAGCTATCGCTATGCTCTTTGGTATCTTTGGCTGGCAGATAACATCAATTTACATCGCCTTTGGTTTAACTGTAGCAATACTTGGCGGTTGGCTCATAGGAAAACTGGGTATGGAAAAAGAGGTACTGATGGATGTTAAACCGATTGAAGGTGAACTTGAAGCTACATTGGTAAAACTCTCTTTTAAAGACAGAGCTAAAGAAGCGTGGAATTACACTGTAGATATTTTCAAAAAAATCTATATCTATGTAATGCTTGGTGTAGGTGCAGGTGCATGGATTCACGGTTATATTCCAACGGACTTTATAGCTGCATATACAGGTGAAGGAAATCCGTTTGCAGTTATCGTTGCTGTGTTGATGGGAATACCTATGTATTCAAATGCAGCCGGTGTAATGCCCTTGGTTGAAGTACTCACAAGTAAAGGGATGCTGCTCGGAACTGCTCTTAGTTTTATGATGGCGGTGACAGCGCTGAGTCTACCGGAAGCATTGATCCTTAAAAAAATCATTTCACTCAAACTAATAGGCATCTTTTTTGCCATTGTAGGCAGTGGAATTATCGCTATAGGGTATCTGTTTAATATCATTTTATAA